The following DNA comes from Kitasatospora sp. NBC_01287.
AGGGCCGGCGGAGGCGGCGGCATCGGCATCGGCATCGGCATCGGCGAAGCTGCCGTCCGGCTGCACGAACCTGACCAGGCCGACCTGGCCCCGCATCAGTCCGGCCACCGTGGCGCTCGTCCCGTCGGTACTGAACCGCAGCACCGACACGCTGGTCTCCACCCGGCCGTCCTGGCGGCTGAAGTCGACCGCCAGATAGCCCTGGCAGGCCACCGGGTGCAGCAGGCTCTGCCCGGCGTCCCCCAGTGTCTCGGCGCAGTCGTTGCCCTGCCGGGCGCCGGTGAGCCTGCCCTTGTAGCCGCCCAGGTCGATCAGCCGGGTCGGCGGGAAGAGCCGCTTCACGTCGAAGGTGTTGGGGTTCGCCGAGGAACTGGGCGCCGGGCTGCCGACCACGGACGGGTACTCGGTGTCCTTGCTCGACGGGCCGAGGCCGGGCAGCCAGTCACCGGGGTGCGGACGGGAGACCACCCAGCCGCCGGCCCCGAGCACCACCACCGCCACGGAACCGATCAGCACCCGCCGGGCACCGCCCCGCGAAACCGTGTCGGCGCGTCCTGGGGTCTTCTCGGCGCCGGCGGGTATCGAGTGGGGGTCCCCCTGGGTGGTCATGTCCCCGATCCTATGCGGCGACCCGATGCCGCAGGTCGGCGGGGAGCGGCGGACGGTCTGTCAGAGGGCGGCCGGGGCGGGCCGGATGCCACCCGGACGGTCGTCGGCGAACGACCCGGGCCGGGGCGGGCCGGAGGCGCCGCGCCCCGGCGCTCGGCCGCCGAGGCGATCGCGCGCGAACGGTCCCTCTGACCTGCACTGTGACAACTCGCACACCCGCGCGGAGATCTTCTGGTCGATTCGGTATGGCGCCGCTCAAGGTCGTCCGGGCAGGATCGGATCCATGGATCTGCTCGACACCCTCACCGCCAAAGGCCTGAACCGCGAGCTCCCCACCCGGGAGGAGGCCCTGGCCGTCCTGGCCACCACCGACGACGAACTGCTGGACGTGGTCGCGGCCGCCGGGCGGGTGCGCCGGCAGTGGTTCGGCCGCCGGGTCAAGCTCAACTACCTGGTCAACCTGAAGAGCGGCCTCTGCCCCGAGGACTGCTCGTACTGCTCCCAGCGGCTGGGGTCCGACACGGGCATCCTGAAGTACACCTGGCTCAAGCCCGACCAGGCCGCCGAGGCCGCCACCGCCGGGGTCCAGGGCGGTGCCAAGCGGGTCTGCCTGGTGGCCAGCGGACGCGGCCCGACGGACCGCGACATCGACCGGGTCACCAACACCATCGCGGCGATCAAGGAGCAGGAGCCGGCCGTCGAGATCTGCGCCTGCCTGGGCCTGCTCTCCGACAACCAGGCCGAGCGGCTGCGCGCGGCGGGCGTCGACGCCTACAACCACAACCTGAACACCTCCGAGAACACCTACGGCGGCATCACCACCACCCACACCTACGCGGACCGCGTCGACACCGTGCAGAAGGCGCACGGCGCGGGCCTGTCGGCCTGCTCCGGGCTGATCGCGGGCATGGGCGAGAGCCCCGAGGACCTGGTGGACGTGGTCTTCGCGCTGCGCGAGCTGGGCTCGGACTCGGTGCCGGTCAACTTCCTGATCCCGTTCGAGGGCACCCCGCTGGCCAAGGAGTGGCACCTCACCCCGCAGCACTGCCTGCGCATCCTGGCGATGGTGCGGTTCGTGAACCCGGACGTCGAGGTGCGGATCGCCGGCGGGCGCGAGGTGCACCTGCGCAGCCTGCAGCCGCTGGGCCTGCACATCGCCAATTCGATCTTCCTCGGCGACTACCTGACGAGCGAGGGCCAGGCCGGTCAGACCGACCTCGACATGATCAAGGACGCGGGCTTCGAGGTCGAGGGCCAGGGCGAGCGGACCCTCCCCCGCCACCGGGCGGACGCGGCCGCTGCCGCTGCCTCGGCCGGCGCCACGGTCGGCGGCTGCGGCAGCGGTGGCGGTGGCGGCGTGAGCGCCTGCGGCGGGCACGGCGCGGCGGCGGAGTCGGCGCAGGCGGCGGACGGTGCGGGTGCCGGCTGCGGCGGGCACCAGGGCGGCGGCTGCGGGCCGTGCGGCGGGCACCAGGCGCCGGCTCCGGCGGCCGAGACCGAGACCGGGACCGAGACCGGGACCGGGACCGGGACCGACGGGAACGGCCTGCGTGCCGACCTGGTGCGGGTGCGCCTGCGCGGTGCCGGCACCGAGCTCGCCCCGAACGCCTGAGGCTCCTCGTGCATCCTGTGACCGATCGTGTGACCGATCCTGTGACCGATCCCCTGACCACTCCTCAGACCCTGCTCGCCCTCGACCAGGCGCACGTCTGGCACCCGTACGGGCCGATGCCCGGCACCCGGGCGCCCTACCTGGTCGAGTCGGCCGCCGGGGTGCGGCTGCGGCTGGCCGAGCCGGCCGGCGGGCACCGCGAGCTGGTCGACGGCATGTCCTCCTGGTGGGCGGCCGTGCACGGCTACAACCACCCGGTGCTCAACGAGGCGATCCGCGAGCAACTGGGGCGGATGAGCCACGTGATGTTCGGCGGGCTCACCCATGAGCCCGCCGTCCGGCTGGCCGCCACCCTGGTGGAGATCACCCCCGAGCCGCTGCAGCACGTCTTCCTCTCCGACTCCGGGTCGGTCGCGGTCGAGGTCGCGATGAAGATGTGCCTGCAGTACTGGCGCTCGGTCGGGCGCCCCGGCAAGCAGCGGCTGCTCACCTGGCGCGGCGGCTACCACGGCGACACCTTCCACCCGATGTCGGTCTGCGACCCCGAGGGCGGGATGCACCAGCTCTGGGGCGGGGTGCTGCCGCGCCAGCTGTTCGCCGCCGAGCCGCCCGCCGGTTTCGACGCGGAGCCGGACCCGGCCTACGCGGCCTCGCTGGCCGAGCTCATCGAGCGGCACGCCGGCGAACTGGCCGCCGTGATCGTCGAGCCGGTGGTGCAGGGCGCCGGCGGCATGCGCTTCCACTCCCCCGGCTACCTGCGGCTGCTGCGCGAACTCTGCGACCGGCACGAGGTCCTGCTGGTCTTCGACGAGATCGCCACCGGCTTCGGCCGCAGCGGCGCGCTCTTCGCCGCCGACCACGCGGGTGTCTCACCCGATGTGATGTGCCTGGGCAAGGCGCTCACCGGCGGCTACCTGAGCATGGCCGCCACCCTGTGCACCGCCGAGGTGGCCGACGGGATCAGCCGCGGCGAGGTGCCGGTGCTGGCGCACGGGCCGACCTTCATGGGCAACCCGCTGGCCTCGGCCGTCGCCAACGCCTCGATCGGGCTGCTGCTCGGCCAGGACTGGCAGAGCGAGGTCAAGCGGATCGAGACCGGCCTGCGCGAGGGCCTGGCGGAGGCCGCCGACCTGCCGGGTGTCGCGGACGTCCGGGTGCTCGGCGCCATCGGCGTGGTCCAACTCGACCACCCGGTGGACATGGTGGCGGCCACCGAGGCCGCCGCCCGCGAGGGCGTCTGGCTGCGGCCCTTCCGGGACCTGATCTACACCATGCCGCCGTACGTCACGGGCGAGGAGGACCTGGCCCGGATCAGTGCCGCGGTGCGCGCGGCGGCACTGGCAGGCTGAGACACAGGCTGCGAACCACGATGACTGGAGTTCTCGCATGAGTCGGGTGCTGTTCGTGACCGGCACCAACACCGAGGTCGGCAAGACCGCCGTGACGGCGGCCGTGGCGGCGCTGGCGGTGCGCGCCGGGCTGCGCACGGCGGTGCTGAAACCGGGCCAGACCGGGGTGGCCCCGGGCGAACCCGGGGACGCCGAGGAGGTCGTGCGGCTACTCGGTCCCGCCGGGGCCCGGCTGACCACCCGCGAACTGGTCCGCTACCCCGAGCCGCTCTCGCCCGAGCGGGCCGGGCTGCGCTCCGGGCTACCGTTTCTGACGGTCCCTCAGTTCGTCGGCGCGGTCGAAGAACTGACGGACAGTCATGACCTGGTGCTGGTCGAGGGCGCGGGCGGCCTGCTGGTCCGCTACGACGCCGACGGGCTAACCCTGGCGGACCTGGCCCAGTCGGTGGCCGGGGCCGAACTGCTCCTGGTGGCCCACCCCGGGCTCGGCACGCTCAGCATCACGGCGCTCTCCGCCGAGGCGCTGCGGGCCCGCAAGCTGGCCTGCGCCGGTGTGGTGATCGGCAGTTGGCCCAGCGAGCCGGACCTCGCCACCCGCTGCAACCTGGCCGACCTGCCGGTGGCCGCGCGGGCCCCGCTGCTGGGCGCGCTGCCCCTCGGCGCACCGGGCGCCGCGGACTTCGCCGCGCTGGCCGCGACCTCGCTGGCGCCGGAACTCGGCGGGCGGTGGGACGCGGCGGCGTTCACCGAGGCGCACGCGGTGCCGTTCGCCTGACGCGTGCCCGGCCGGGGCGAGGAGCCGACGCGGGCTCCCGCCGGCTGCGACCGAGCTGACGGCCCCGATCGCGGCCTACTCCACCAGCGGCTTCACCCAGCGGCGCCAGCGGTCCTCGCGGTGGTAGCCGGCGGCGTCCCAGGTGCGCTTGCCCGCTTCGTTGCGCTCCAGCACCATCGCGTCGGCGCGGCGGCCGCCGAGCGCGGCGAAGCGTTCCTCCGCGGCCGCCAGCAGCGCGGCGCCGATGCCCTGGCGGCGGTGGTCCGGGTCGACCGCGAGGCGGTAGAGCGAGGCGCGCCAGCCGTCCCAGCCCGCGATCACGGTGCCGACGGGCGCGCCGTCGCGCTCGGCGACCAGCAGGGCCTCGGGGTCACGCGCCAGCAGCCGGGCGACCCCGGCCGGATCGTCGGTGATGCTGGTCCCCTCGGCGGCGCGGGCCCAGAAGGCCAGCAGGTCGGGGATCTCGTCGGTGGTGGCGAAACGGATGATCAGATCGTTCATCCCCCGGTCCTACCACCCGGTGCCGTCGCGCCCGCAGGGATTCCAGCTGCCGGACAGGGGATCCCGGCTGCCGAACAAGGGCTTCAGCTGCCGGACAACCGCCAGACCGTGGTGTGCTTCACCGCTCGGTCCTCCAGGTCCGCCAGCACCGGCACCTCGTACTCGGCGAGCGCCGTGAACCGCTCGCGCGGCAGGTAGGCCCGTCCCGGATCGCCCACCAGCACCAGCGCGCCGCGCGCGTGCGCCCGCTCCAGGAACGGCAGGAAGCGGGCGG
Coding sequences within:
- the bioB gene encoding biotin synthase BioB; amino-acid sequence: MDLLDTLTAKGLNRELPTREEALAVLATTDDELLDVVAAAGRVRRQWFGRRVKLNYLVNLKSGLCPEDCSYCSQRLGSDTGILKYTWLKPDQAAEAATAGVQGGAKRVCLVASGRGPTDRDIDRVTNTIAAIKEQEPAVEICACLGLLSDNQAERLRAAGVDAYNHNLNTSENTYGGITTTHTYADRVDTVQKAHGAGLSACSGLIAGMGESPEDLVDVVFALRELGSDSVPVNFLIPFEGTPLAKEWHLTPQHCLRILAMVRFVNPDVEVRIAGGREVHLRSLQPLGLHIANSIFLGDYLTSEGQAGQTDLDMIKDAGFEVEGQGERTLPRHRADAAAAAASAGATVGGCGSGGGGGVSACGGHGAAAESAQAADGAGAGCGGHQGGGCGPCGGHQAPAPAAETETGTETGTGTGTDGNGLRADLVRVRLRGAGTELAPNA
- a CDS encoding adenosylmethionine--8-amino-7-oxononanoate transaminase, whose protein sequence is MTDPLTTPQTLLALDQAHVWHPYGPMPGTRAPYLVESAAGVRLRLAEPAGGHRELVDGMSSWWAAVHGYNHPVLNEAIREQLGRMSHVMFGGLTHEPAVRLAATLVEITPEPLQHVFLSDSGSVAVEVAMKMCLQYWRSVGRPGKQRLLTWRGGYHGDTFHPMSVCDPEGGMHQLWGGVLPRQLFAAEPPAGFDAEPDPAYAASLAELIERHAGELAAVIVEPVVQGAGGMRFHSPGYLRLLRELCDRHEVLLVFDEIATGFGRSGALFAADHAGVSPDVMCLGKALTGGYLSMAATLCTAEVADGISRGEVPVLAHGPTFMGNPLASAVANASIGLLLGQDWQSEVKRIETGLREGLAEAADLPGVADVRVLGAIGVVQLDHPVDMVAATEAAAREGVWLRPFRDLIYTMPPYVTGEEDLARISAAVRAAALAG
- the bioD gene encoding dethiobiotin synthase is translated as MSRVLFVTGTNTEVGKTAVTAAVAALAVRAGLRTAVLKPGQTGVAPGEPGDAEEVVRLLGPAGARLTTRELVRYPEPLSPERAGLRSGLPFLTVPQFVGAVEELTDSHDLVLVEGAGGLLVRYDADGLTLADLAQSVAGAELLLVAHPGLGTLSITALSAEALRARKLACAGVVIGSWPSEPDLATRCNLADLPVAARAPLLGALPLGAPGAADFAALAATSLAPELGGRWDAAAFTEAHAVPFA
- a CDS encoding GNAT family N-acetyltransferase, translated to MNDLIIRFATTDEIPDLLAFWARAAEGTSITDDPAGVARLLARDPEALLVAERDGAPVGTVIAGWDGWRASLYRLAVDPDHRRQGIGAALLAAAEERFAALGGRRADAMVLERNEAGKRTWDAAGYHREDRWRRWVKPLVE